One Oncorhynchus keta strain PuntledgeMale-10-30-2019 chromosome 34, Oket_V2, whole genome shotgun sequence genomic window, CactcaactgtgggactttaccTAGACAGATatttctttccaaatcatgtccaatcagttgaatttaccacaagtggactcaattcaagttgtagaaaccttggattatcaatggaaaaaggatgcacctgagctcaattgagtctcatcgcaaagggtctgaatacttgtgaatAAGGTATGTTACAtttatttgcaaaaaaaaaatccaaaaacatgttttcatgttgccattatggggtattgtgtgtagaaaaagtcaaagggtctgaatttccaaatgcactgtatctagTCTGGCTACCGTTTCTCAATTGCGGCAAAGGAAAATAGCTACACTCTCAAACCTGTACCTGTGAGGATTCTGCTGGAATTGTAGACGTAGCACAGAGTGAACACCAATGTACATTTGGCTCCCTGACAATATTGGGGATAATTGAGAAGGGAAGATAGGTGTGTTCCTTGTCGTTGGGGTCAGACAGGACCGAGAGTGCCAGAAGAGCCTGCTGACCAGACAGTGACCCAGTCTGATTATTTGCGTGTATGATTGAGTTTCTTTCACTGCCCAGTGGAGTAGGCATGCTTTAGATCTAATGCTGCCAGTGACAGGATGGAACTGAAGGGCAAAGTTAACATGAGCAGCAGCAGCATTCTTGATCAGCTGTTGCACCAATATTCTTTTCCACTGACCATCTAAAAACTTACAGCAGAAAATGTTTAAAGGCTCAATACAATTAACATGCAGCAGGCCAACAAAGAGTGAATCATACCAAATTACAACACTGAATGGAAATAGTTTGAAACTACTTGGTTTGTAGCCAAGATTCACCAACTTGGTAATAGTGAGTGCAAAATTAATCAATCCCATTGCGAAGGAATCTGCTTAAGGTACATTGTGGGAAAATCTCAACTGCATCCTTCTCAAAACCCACTGGAGAAGGTCAGCAGGGCAGGACCTCTGGTGTACTCATGATGGGTTGAGAGAAGACGGGATGAGTATGCAATAGATTCTCCCATAGTCACGTTTCATTGTGGTGCTACACTGACACCCTGTGGTTTTCAGCAGTAAAGTACCTTCATTTTTACACCAACCAAAGAACTACAAATGGAAGTATGAGAAGTCAATGCTGCAGACAAGAAAAATAAATCAATTTATTCAAGAAAGGGATATTTCATTAATGTTTTAGTAATTTTTtgtacaacaaaaataaaaatacatctgCATTACAACAGACTAAAGCAGATCTCACAATAATTCTCACATTTCTGACCGCCCATCGTTCTTCCGAAGACCCTTGCTGTTGTTTCAGCCACCAAGGCTGCATCCCGATTCTCCACCCTTTTCCCAGAGTGTACACTCCCCATCGTGGATTTAACAATGGTGCAAACTTCAAGCCAATGATTATAACAAGAAATGTTCAAATATACACACTTCTGGAAAAGGGTGGATAATTGGGGATGCCGCCATGGATTTAGAAGTACAACAGAGCGTTTCCAGATTCTTTCCTTGTTGAGTTTTAAATGCAGTAGATCTTGTCGGTAAATGGTTCTCTGCTAGGAGTCAAGTCACTAGTGTTTCTCTAGGTTCAGAGGAAGCCACTGGTGTAGGGAGAAGTGTTTCTGTCAATGTGTCACTGACCACTGGGGCTCTGGAGGAGGATGTTGCTTCCAGGATGAGGGTGTTTGCTCATTGGGAATTGCCGCTTGCAGAGCTAGGTGGGAGAGTGAACTCTGATGGAGTTACTCCTGGGACCAGAGGCAGCTGGGAGTTGAGCATGGATAGGtttaggggaggaagaggggcCAATGGAGGGAAACCTGAGGAGACAGGTGTAAAGTTACAGCAATATTACTAACAGTAGTATACAAATATCCATAAACCTACATCTTAAAAACCATCAAAGAATCTTGAAAACATTGACAGTACCTGCTGGTGGCATCCCTCCAATACCTGGTAATGACACTGTGCCCAAGTCTGGTAAAGTGACATTTAAATTTGCCAGTTTGTGAAGGGGAGGTAGGCCTCCGGGTAACGACATTAGACCTGTGCTGGACATATGAACAATGAAATACACCAAGCCACAAGCATAATACATGCATCATATTGTTCCCAAACTAGAACAGTGTCCAACAATGACCTGGTAATGTGGGAGCAGGGATGACTGGAGGTATAGTGCTTAGCAGGTGGCTGACTTGGCTAGGCAACATTGGCACAGTAGGTACTCCTTGGACAAAGATAGAATCCATTATTAATAACTAATCTCTTACTTGGTGATATCAAGTCTGTAAGCATTATGAGTCTGAATGAAAAGTAGTGATACCTAGCATACCTGTTTGAAGAGCGCTCGGGACAGTGAGAGGAGCTGAGCTGACTGACAGGTCAAAGAGATTTTGTTCCAACCCAGTTGGAGCAGAAGGCACTGCAGATTGAGAACTGACAGCAGAGAGCTGAACCTGAGGAACAAATTAAAACTGGGATCAACACCCAGTGCTGTAAAATATTCTCATTGCACACAAATTCCTTCATGTGACTGGCAGATATTGGAAGTGAAAAGAAGTAGGTCATTTACAAAATTGTCTTACCTCTGTGAAGCCATCCTTAAGTGGGGAAACTGGTTCACTTGGAATATGCCCAGGAACACTGATGTTCTTACCCTCTTCAAATGTATGTGTGGGTATCCTGTGCAGGTAGCCATAGCCAATCCCACAGCCTAGGCTGAAGAAGGGCACAGTGAGTATGTGTTCTATAGGGCAACCTATAGGAATTTCTGCTAAATGAATTAACAAAACGTCAATGCCATACCTGCCCTTTCCACCCCATTCAAAGTTTGGAATGATAACCACATCGCGACAGTTGTCCGTGTCAGTGTTATACACATACAACTTAAGCCCTTTCCCTTCATGCGTCTCAATGAGGGAGAAGAGATCCTCAGACTGTGGGGAAAAGTTCAGACAAAAACCATAGTCAAACACTACATCAACAGCTTAGTGTAGGGAAACCATAATTGAAATGACACTAAAGAAAGGCATCCCACACACCTCGTTCATGACAGTGTCTGCACCTATGACATAGTCAGTATGTGGTCTCAAACCAGCCATGGCTGCAGGAGAGTTTGGCTCCACTTCCTAGGGACAAGAAATAGAATACAGACCAAAATTATAAACACAGTGTGCCGTGAAAAAAGTATTTTCCCTCTTTCTAATTCTCCACTTTTGCATATTTGTGTTATCAGATCgccaaccaaaacctaatattagataaagggaaccggAGAACACAACAATGACATACTTACTTAATTTATTTAATAAACAAAGTACAACACCCAATGCtcatgtgaaaaagtaattgcacCCTTACACTCAcaaactggttgtgccaccttaaACTGCAATGACTacaaccaaatgcttcctgtagttgttgaccagtctctcacgtcgctgtggaggaattttggcccactctttcatgcagaactgctttaactcagtgacattcgtgggttttcaagcatgaacggATCATTTCATGTTCTgccacatctcaattgggattaggtttggattttgactaggccattccaaaacctCAAATTTGTTGTCCAAAAAGGTATACTTTTGAGTCATCTGTtcatagaacattcttccaagagtcttgaaCCATCCTGGTGCTTCCTTGTGCTTTTTTGCAAACTTTAGTCAACTTTTTGGACGACATGGGTCCAATTATGCCTGCCGAAAACAAAACACCCATTCCACAATAAGAACCTTATACCAAcagtcaaacatggtggtggtagtgtgatggtttggggatgctttgctgcctcaggacctggacgacttgccttaatagaaggaactatgaattctgctctgtatcagagaattctacaggagaatgtcaggcaatctgtctgtgagctgaagcgcagctgggtcatcaagacaatgatccaaaatacacactcaagtctacatgaaaatgaaTAAAAAGCAACAAATTTGAAATGGCCTAGtgaaagtccagacctaatcccaattgagatgttgtggcagaaCTTAAAAACGAACatttcatgcttgaaaaccctcAAATGTCAccgagttaaagcagttctgcatacAAGAGTGGgtcaaaattcctccacagcgatgtgagagactgatcaacgactacaggaagcatttggttgtagtcattgcagctaaaggtggcgcAACCAGTTACTGAGTGTAatggggcaattactttttcacacatgaaaattgggtgttgcataactttgttaattaaaatcaataaaataagtatattttttgttatttgtaaactcaggttccctttatctaatattaggttttgattgaagatctgataacattcagtataaaaatgtttgcaaaaatagagaaattattaaggcaaatacattttcacagcactgtatatcGGGTCACTGCAAGTCTTCACATCAACACATATCCAGGTTTACATTTCTTCATACGTGCAGCTCTAAACGCCAAGGCGATTCACTCACCAGAACATGCCACACATTCTCATTGGCTCCTTCGAAGTTGCAGAATCGGATGCTGACACCCAGAAGCCCTTGACCTCCCCACATGTTGTTGGGTGTGACTGTTGCCTCCCTCAGCTCAATCGTCTTGCTGCTGTATACCAGCATCTTGATGGGTTTCTCCACATTCACCTTCAGCAAGTCTTTAAATGTGTCATCATCTTTGTTCTGACAAAAATGTACAGATGTTAAAGTGTATCATCACCTGTAAACAAAGTTAGTCCACCTATAGGTTGTCTTGTAACTCTGACTTTGAAAATAGTTGAGCTGCAATGGGATCTGACAGCTTCAGGATGTAGATCATTTGAGAAATGACAGTTTACCAATCTTGTGTAGATTTGAGAAATGAGTTTACCAATCTTGTGTCACTGATGGAAATAATAAAGTCAAAGAATGGTTCCAATCCTGCACGATGCCCAGGGGAATTCTCTTGCACCTGCAAATTGAGACAGGATTTTTGCGCATGACATATATAACATGACATTCATATTGCCCTTAAAAATTTAAATCACCACACTTTCACAGCTAACACACAGGTGCAATGACCTTTGCAAGTGTGTTCTGAATTGAAACAACAGCCCACCCCCGTCATACACATTGACAGACCGGTTGCTCGAGTCAAGCGACGAACTGGCACTAGTTAACAAACTAATTAACTAGCTATTCAAATCAGCTTGCACAATTTCACTCGTCAGACATTGCTCTGTTTAATTGGTTAGACTACACCGTTTTTTTCCCTGAACGACAATACGTGGGGAATTACTCACATGGAGCACATAAAATACACACTGACATTCTACAGCAACCTGATGACAGCAACAACATTATCGTTATTCACACTCATGACAAGCATTTATGTGTTACGTTCCCATCATAAACTAGCCCAGTTACAGCTCGTGGTTTAGCATGCTACTAAAGATCCATACCCTGAGGACGTGATAACCTTCGgatcctcctccaggtattttgATGCTCTGTGCACCCCCCATGTCTCATCAAACCCTGGATATTATTCTGGTGAATAAATCAGTGTAGCTGGTTAAACACAGTAGCTAACACTTTCCCCCGGTTCCGGGATGATGCTAAAATCAAGATTTTTGACTACATAGAAACACTTCCGGTACATTGTAAGAGAGAGTTTATGGCATCatctaaaatacaaaaaaatactaAAACCTTGTATCTTTCCACTACcatttgtgttcagtgtgtttttatatatattttttctcgaCTTGACTTCCCAAACCCCGCCTGGTCTTGGTCTGTTTCGCAGCCGTTCTCGGAAGTCTCGCGATATTGTGACTCGGTGTTTAGAATCTGTGCTATGCATTTATGCAATTTTATATGCTCTTATTTTAAGGTTACTTAAGGTCCCTTTAAAGAAAAAACGGTTAATGTTAAGGGTAATAGAAGGTTAAATTACCCTGAATTGGCTATTTGATATGTTTTGGAATGAGAGTGGAGCTGATGAAAGCAGTGTATGCTGTGGTGTCTAGCTCATGATTGGGGAATCATCACAAACAGGAGCCTTATTAATCTGTCTAACGTATTCCATCGTGTTCCAGGCTTTACGTATTATGAGAAAGGAATTTCATGTTGAACAATTGGATGATAGACAACATAAATGTAATGTGTTTTCCTCAACAAACTGTATCAGTGCCTTTGTCCATTATGGCAGCAACCACACATTGTAAATGAAAACAACAACATCGTTGTTGATGCCATAGGTGCTGGATGGTGCTGTCTAATACAATCACTGGAAGGAGTATGGCATATTGCTATCATTTTAGAACAGGAGTGCAGGAGGCTGAGGTAAACTGTAAGGAACATGGCTTAAACAAACAGATTAACCATATCAGTCCTGAGACGCCAGCAAAAAACAGCTTTTTGTTTATCTGACATTCATTTATCATCAAGCCCTCATATTTAGCCTCACAATTAATTGTTTTACCATTTTATTTTCAGGAAAGCCAGGGCTATAAGTAGAACACAAAATAATTTGACATTCATGAGTTTTATTGACAAATGTCAATTAAATAAATAAGGTCAACCAAAGCAAAAACCTGATAAAAATTCACTCACCAGAACATGCCACACATTCTCATTGGCTCCTTCGAAGCTGCAGAATcagataaaaatgtatttatatgaAGGCTGTAAGTACAGTAATTATTTGCTCAGTGGGTAATGAATATCCGACTagtgacaactgtgtggagtttgtGACAGAAATTATGTGAGTTCATTACAGtattatacaatgggtgggtctaatcctgaatgctgattggttaaaactgcattccagCCATTAAAATGCCAATTTTCTCTTTTCCATCTGACTGCACAATCCACTATCTCATATGCCCAGCCAGGCGATTTATAAActtctccactataaaaagcatctagacataatctcacatttcttttagactaacatttcgttttcaacagcggagatttgaaATTAACCGTGATGTCTGTCTCTcagacatttgcaacattgtttcaatattcaaattagatctccagctgtcccagaGTAATGATGAAGGAGTCGGAACGAGACAGACAGGCCGTGTTTCTCAGCCAGtctaaatcatgaatcagctggcatattTTTAtgaatatatacaaaaaaatgtcaattgaaaaaaggtcaaaagaaacaaagtgcagctagtttgcagtctttccagcttcagtttaatgtgattgtgttagctgtattgttggctagctcctctgaacagcaGTATCCTGAGgagagagcacattttcaatGCCAGGCGAAATCGCACCTCATTAtccaatcaaatctaattttattggtcacatacacatggtttgcagattttaatgcgagtgtagtgaaatgcttgtgcttctagttccgaccatgcagtaatatctaacaagtagtctaacaatttcacaacaactaccttatacacacaagtgtaaaggaataagTATATACAAGtgtaaagaatatgtacatatacatttatggatgagtgatggccaaacggcataggcaagatgcagtagatggcatagagtacagtatatacatatgagatgagtaatgtagggtatgtaaacattatataaagtggcattgtttacattgatacatttattacatacaaATGTTAGTTATAAAAGTGGCTAGagtttgagtctgtatgttggcagaagccactcaatattagtgatggctgtttaatattaacagtctgatggccttgagatagaaaatgtttttcagtctctcggtcctagctttgatgcacctgtactgacctcgccttctggatgatagcggggtgaacaggcagtggctcgggtggttgttgcccttgatgatctttttggccttcctgtgacatcggatggtacaggtgtcctggagggcaggtagttttcccctggTGATGCATGTGCAGACCTAACTACCGTATGGAGaaccttacagttgtgggcggagcagtttccgtacaaggcggtgatacagcacgacaggatgctctcgattgtgcatctgtaaaagtttgtgagtgtttttggtgacaagccaaatttcttcagcctcgagttgaagaggcgctgctgcaccttcttcaccacgctgtctatgtgggtggaccatttcagtttgtccatgatgtgtacaccgaggaacttaaaaccttccatcttctccactactgtcccgtcgatgtgaataggggggtgctccttctgctgtttcctgaagtccacgaccatctcctttgttttgttgacgttgagtgtgaggttattttcctgacaccacactccgagggccctcacctcctccctgtaggctgtcttgtcgttgttggtaatcaagcctaccactgtaatgtcgtctgcaaacttgatgattgagtttggaggcgtgcatggacaggcagtcatgggtgaacagggagtacaggagagggctgagaacacacccttgtggggccccagtgttgaggatcaggtggagatgttgtttcctaccctcaccacctgggggtggcccgtcagaaagtccaggacccagttgcacagggtggggttgagacccagggtctcgagcttaatgatgagtttggagagtactatggtttaaatgctgagctgtaatcgatgaacagcattcttacataggtattcctcttgtccagatgggttagggcagcgTGCAGTGTGGTttcgattgcgtcgtctgtggacctattggggcggtatgcaaattggagtgggtctagggtgtcaggtagggtggaggtgatatgatccttgactagtctctcaaagcaattCATAATGATGGAAGTGAGCGCTACGAGGCGATAGTCGTttatctcagttaccttagctttcttgggaacaggaacaatggtggccctcttgaagcatgtgggaacagcagactgttcaggtacatcctgtttccattgatcttctgtaagatgtttctacaacttgattggagtctacctgtagtacattcaattgattggacatgatttggaaaggcacacacttgtctatataaggtcccacagttgacagtgcatatcagagcaaaaaccaagccatgaggtcggattaattgtccgtagagctacaagacaggattttgtcaaggcacagatctggggaagggtaccaaaaaaatgtctgcagcattgaaggtccccaagaacacagtgttctCCATTATTCTTAGActactgcgccacttgggagcccaaggcactgcatctcagtgctagaggcgtcacccttgttcaaatccaggctgtatcacatcctggctgtgattgggagtcccatagggcggagcacaattggcccagcgtcatctgggtttacccggtgtaggccgtcattgtaaataagaatttgttcttaactgacttgctagttCAATAAGGGttaaattaataaaataaaaaaatatgtattcttaaatggatgaagtttggaaccaccaagactcttcctagagtgggccgcccggccaaactgagcaatcgggggagaaaggccttggtcagggaggtgaccaagaacccgatggtcactttgacagagctccagagttcctctgtgtagatgggagaaccttccagaaggacaactatctctgccgcactccaccaatcaggcctttatggtagagtggccagacggaagccactcctcagtaaaaggcacatgacagcccgcttgacaGCCcgctgccaagccgcactgcttcttgacacactgttcGCTTAAcacggaagccagccacaccaatgtgtcggaggaaacaccatacagctgGCGACCGGAGTCAGCGTCCATGCGCCCGGCCGCCACAAGGTGTCActagagcgtgatgggacaaggacatcccagccagccaaaccctcccctaaaccagatgacgctgggccagttgtgcgccacctcatgagtctcccggtcgcggccagctgtgacacagcccgggatcgaacacggatctgtagtgatgcctctagcactgatcagtgtcttagactgctgcCCAACTCGGGAGGtcaacagagagatccttgatgaaaacctgctccagagtgctcaggacctcagactggagcaaaGGCTCACCTTCTACAGgaaaacgaccctaagcacacagccaagacaatgcaggagtggctttgggacaagtttctgaatgtccttgagtggcccagccagagcctggacttcaatccgattgaacatctctggagagacctgaaaatagctgtgcagcaatgctccccatccaacctgacagagcttgagaggatctgcagagaagaataggataaactcaccaaatacaggtgtgccaagcttgtagcgtccgaagactcatggctgtaattgctgccgaaggtgcttcgacaaagtactgagtaaaggggctgaatacttatgtaaatgtcatatttctgttgttaatttttaataaattagcaaacatttctaaaatcctgtttttgcattgtcattatgtggtattatgtgtagtttgatgagggggaaaaaacgaaataatacattttagaataaggctgtattgtaacaaaatgtggaaaaagtcaagggttctgaaaactttccgaatgcactgtaaatgtcaCTATAAATCAGCTTcaacaaatgcagctactttgttgttattctcgctacactgtttgacgtgactgtaagttagccataatttgctagctagcaagcaagagataagaacattgccagccagtatggcaatggaacattttgaacgaacgactgggttgcaTCTCTGGTAACCGTACCGATAgaactgtcacaccctggtcttagtattttgtgttttctttattattttggtcaggccagggtgtgacatgggtgattatgtgtttgtcttgtctaggggttttgtagattaatggggttgtgtttagtagagtagtctaggtaagtctatggttgcctagagtggttctcaatcagaggcaggtgtttatcgttgtctctgattgggaaccatatttaggcagccatattctttgagtatttcgtgggtgattgttcctgtctctgtgtttgttgcaccagataggctgtttcggtttttcacgtttattgtttttgtatactgTTCGtattttcatctttcattaaagatgtttatgaataaccacgctgcattttggtcctcctctctttcaccggaagaaaaccgtaacaagaACGAATGACCAGCCCCCTTGGGTATTAACCTTACATTTGTGTCAGGAGAATATCTTGTGTAAGGATGAAATAGTATAATAACGTTTTTGTGGTGATACAATAAAACAGCTGAGATGAATCAACCAATGTGGAGGGCCGTATAACCATACCCCAAATGTAGAGGGTTGCTTGGACAGTGAAGTGAATCTCTCGATATCAGAGATTGGGTCTACTAATCAATAATTAACATTCTATTACTTATATCAATTACCTTTATTTGTTCTTTAAAACATATATTCATATACCGTTATTGATTAAGCAAATATATTAACTTTAAAATTAAGCTTAACCTTTTATTTCTCTTACAAAGGAGATATATGAAAGGATTCAAGTATGTTGCTTTCTGTACTGTATGTTAGGCTAGGCCTCTACAAACTGTGGTTGTAAAAGTTCCATCTTACTGGCCTTTCGCCATTGTAAGGGGCAAAATGCATCATACTGGGATAAAAATCTCCTCAGCGGAAGGATAC contains:
- the LOC118367081 gene encoding Golgi reassembly-stacking protein 2-like isoform X1, which translates into the protein MGGAQSIKIPGGGSEGYHVLRVQENSPGHRAGLEPFFDFIISISDTRLNKDDDTFKDLLKVNVEKPIKMLVYSSKTIELREATVTPNNMWGGQGLLGVSIRFCNFEGANENVWHVLEVEPNSPAAMAGLRPHTDYVIGADTVMNESEDLFSLIETHEGKGLKLYVYNTDTDNCRDVVIIPNFEWGGKGSLGCGIGYGYLHRIPTHTFEEGKNISVPGHIPSEPVSPLKDGFTEVQLSAVSSQSAVPSAPTGLEQNLFDLSVSSAPLTVPSALQTGVPTVPMLPSQVSHLLSTIPPVIPAPTLPGLMSLPGGLPPLHKLANLNVTLPDLGTVSLPGIGGMPPAGFPPLAPLPPLNLSMLNSQLPLVPGVTPSEFTLPPSSASGNSQ
- the LOC118367081 gene encoding Golgi reassembly-stacking protein 2-like isoform X2 codes for the protein MLVYSSKTIELREATVTPNNMWGGQGLLGVSIRFCNFEGANENVWHVLEVEPNSPAAMAGLRPHTDYVIGADTVMNESEDLFSLIETHEGKGLKLYVYNTDTDNCRDVVIIPNFEWGGKGSLGCGIGYGYLHRIPTHTFEEGKNISVPGHIPSEPVSPLKDGFTEVQLSAVSSQSAVPSAPTGLEQNLFDLSVSSAPLTVPSALQTGVPTVPMLPSQVSHLLSTIPPVIPAPTLPGLMSLPGGLPPLHKLANLNVTLPDLGTVSLPGIGGMPPAGFPPLAPLPPLNLSMLNSQLPLVPGVTPSEFTLPPSSASGNSQ